The region GGTTTTTGCAGGCAATGTATAGTCGGAATACTCTCAGCAAAACCTACAGAATTGGCTTACATATCCCCACTGGGGTTCAACCACATGATAAAATCTTACAGTAATGAGCCTGTCGCTCTTAAGGGCAGagggggtggaggaggaaggagatgcTTCTTTATCTGCATTACTCCACATCACAGATGCTGACAGAATTTCTGATTTAGAACTCACAGCTCCAAAAAGACTCAGTAATGTaatctttttatgttttttgttttttttttttcttccctcagatGTGGTGTTTTCAATACGACCCTTAGATATGGGCTCTTCGGGGATGCTGTTAAACTTGATGCTGCTAAACTGCAGTCCCAGCTTTCGGTTTGTTCCATACAACTCTCATGGTCTACTGTCTCTTGGAAGAACCCATAGCTGCAAGGTCTATTGCTTTACAGGTACTCTAGGAAGACTGAGGGATTAAGATACACATTACGTAAAACTACCCACTAATCCTCTTAGTGTGCATTACCAGTGAATGGCCTGAAATAGGCTCTCACTAAAAGAGCCCTAACATTCACTTTCTTGATGACATTTTAGTATTTGAGGTTTGAGTCATGGATTTTGGTGCTGAAATATTCAGTACACCATCTTCTGTCTGCTGCTAGATCCACTTGTACGTGTTAGTAGAGTGCTAACAAAATTACAGTTGGTAAAGCAGATTACGTGTTTAACTAGTAGCGAGACATGTATAAAATAGAATTATATATTTTCTAGAGTGGCAGAgtcactgggatttttttgttctctttttttttgttcttttttgttttttaagaaaaagaaatagctatAAAACCATGATTAAAAATGTTACAAGGGatgatttacattttaaaattatatttttaggaaaaaaagtgatttataaCACACAAGTGTTTGGAAAACGTTTGGTTGCTGTGTACTGCCTTCTTTCCCAGTACAGTTTGCTATCTGTTATACAGTCTTGCATAAATGTTTAGAttaggggagaaaagaaaaattaaatgtgatgGCTAAGACCTATAAGAGCTGACTCACTGACTTGAGTTATTGCTGTGCAGAAAGTTTGTAAAGCCTTTACATCCAGCAAACATTTAGTGCTACTTCAGCCTTGACAGTTGACCTTTCAGTCTGATTGGGTTTAGCCACAATAATTGCAGCATCTGCAGTACAGGCGATGCAGACGGCTGCTTAGGAACCCAACTTCTCTCATTAGATCTGACTTCACGTGTCTAAAATTCAAACCCTCTTTGCATGTGCGTGCAAATCCTCTCGTAACACCTGCTATAGGAGCTGAGCAAGGTACAATCCcccagctctttttttaaaatttatttttaatttctcccaTAATTTTCAATATTCCTGGATTTAACTTAGAGTGGGGAGGGAAAacctccaaaccccttcctctccccagatCAGtactggtttcttttttttttttcccctcagtaaGACCTAGTgtaaaaaagcaacaaacaaacaagttaGACTGTTGTAATTTGGTCAACCACTCGGGTGCTATCCATATCCACCATTTCAACACACTCTATTTCCTCACGGTTTTCAGgattcttcttctctttcctcttcttcttggACGGTGGCAGGAAAGTCAGTATCACAGGTAAAATGGCAAAGCAGTGAAAGAAGGTGACTAATGCTATTAAAAACAAGCACCTGAACAGTGTACGGGTCAGATTTGAAGGCACAGCTGCAAGAGGAATCAGACCAACAATATAGCAGAGGTAGCTCTGCAAAATAGCTACCCCATGCACTTCCAGGGCATTTTTCACCCATTTAGTTCTTGTGAACTCTTTGCCCAGGACAAAGGTTGATAACAGTGGAGCACAGTTGTCAATTGTATAATTAATTCCGTAAATTAAGCACAACACAGAAATACAATCTAGTTCCACTTTCCACAAGGTCATAAAACCTATAACTCCAAATTCAACTGAGGCAACAGTTAGAGTGAGCCAGACATTGATCAGAGAGTCTGCCACCAGGAATGCAgagaagaagagcagaaataaagcaCTAATGCAAGAGTTTTGTAAGGGGGCTCCCACTGAAGAGGCATAACGATCCATGTACACAAACGATGGATTGAAAACGATAAAATTTCACCTTGGGCGTGACGAGAGAGCTTCCTCAGGGTCTCCAGGAGGTCATAAAGTTCTTCCCTCTTGGTTTCCATTGTCTGGCCACCAAGAACATCTGGAGGCCACGACATCGACTTCATTGTGTATTTCTTGGAAAAGATGATATCCTCTGAAAAATGGGCAAAACTGAGGGGCCTTCAGGAAGGAGTTCCTCAACAATATCAGGAAGTTCTTCTTGGGCAATCCGGTAGATATATTGAGTTTCCTAAGGTAATTTAAGTAGCTTTCAAACCAAGATATCCACAAAGCCCTTGGTATACTCCAGCACGTCTCCTGGACACTGGTGTTCCAGTACTCGATAGACTCGTAGATGTAGAACCCAATCACCGGGCTGTAGTTACTGAAATATTCTGCTGGGCGTCGTATACTCAATGGTCCGTGTTGCGGTCGCTACGATGTTGCTCAGGTCATGACCCTTCACGACCTGCAGGTAGCCCATTAAGGCAAAGGAAATATAAACAAGGTAAAAGAGAACTACAAAAGGCTTGACGTAAGTGTTTGTTATCCAGTCACAATAATAGCGTTTCAGGAACCACACCAAAAGATGACTCTCATAAGTGTTCGTTTCCTCTGAATCTGCCGTGTCCTCGCTGAATTTGGCTGTCAGAAGAAACCTATACCATGCAGGCTTCTCTTGCAATACCTCTGGCTTTGGTACCTTTCTGCAGAAGATACTATGCTGGTAGTTGTTTTCTATGTAGCCAGTAAACACCAGGCTGGAACCATAAAAGGAGAGTACATAGAGGTAGTTGAAGAAAATTGCAATACAGGAATTGCAGCAGAAAATCCTGGCTGCCTCAATGTTAGTGAAGGGACTGGCACCTATTCCAAAAGTGACCAGGTACATGGCAGTGGTGAGAGAAAACGAGAGCATGGAGTCTGCAAATACAGCTGCAGTCCTCTCTTTAACGTGTTGGTCTTCTCTAGTTTTTCTCCAGGAGGACAACATTTCAAAAGTCCCATATAACCCATGACCTACAATAGAGAACAAAGCGAGTGTTTAAAGTACTCGAATCAACATGTGGAAGAACGTAACGTGGACATGCTAAAAGGCTCAAAGGAGACACAGCTGGCCGTTACCAAAGCTTGAAGTAAACGtcctgcagaagagagaaatgatTATGGAGGTCTAAGCCACAGGAGCGCATTTGCTACCTGACTAGCAAACCTTACTGCCAGAGCTTGAGGAGAGTTCTGCATCACTGGTGCAGGGTTGATGGgttaaagaaaaaggattttcttcCGGTTGgctgtttcatttcattatttcGGAGTGCCTGTGATGGAAGATGCTTTGAAATTAGTTTTTCCTGATGATGGGATCTGACCTGtggtgaaaacaaagaaatatgaTCTTGAAGTGCCTATGCTGGAAGCAGAGCATTGGTTGGCTGCTTTGTAGAACAtctgtaaaaaaatgaaaccttcaTATAAGCTGAACATTGTCAAGTAAATCAGTCACCGATTTCTCCTCTTCCTATACAAATTTTCcattaggaaaaagaaatcctagaaatggaacaaacaaaaaaagcacaaataaattTTAGAGATCCAGAATGGTAGAACTGATACAGAACTGCTTAAGGCATTGGTCTTCTTACTTTAATATGTCTAAGGGCTTGTAAAACCAAATACAGCTCTATTTTTCTTGGCAGTTCCTACATTTTGTAATGGATATAGCATTCATGAAAGGAGATAAAGACCTGCAGACCTAAAATCCTGTGTTTAACCCCCCAGTGCAGGTAAATTGGGAAAAGTGCATGGGTTTATCTTAATTCCTGGTTGGTCATCTTCCTCTTatggtttcttttttgtgaTTGATAACCAAGACCCATTTGGAGGACACAGACCTCTGCTCTCTCATAGTGGACCTGACCTGGGAACACAGCCATCAACCAGCTATCAGACGAAAGTGGCTGAGATAAAAGTAGGTTGGTGTTTTACACAGAGATGAATGTAAAAATACAGTCTTTGTATCACAACTAAAATGTAAGACTTTAATATCTTCTCATAATAATTCATATCATGTTCATCTTTACTTAATAGATCCTTTCCATCTAATCCACCCTCTTTGCTGCCTTTTGATTACTCCTCCTCCTTActcttttgctgtttgtgcTATCCCCTGTCTACCTCTCTAGTCTGCTATTGCATCATCTCTAGAAATTCCCAAAACCCAGTCCACAGTGTTTTGCTCTTACCCATTCCCTGATAACTTAGATAAAACAACCCATGCTGAATTAGTTGCTGATGACACTGAAGGGCAATCACTGGATTTTTGAAGCTGAATCTCCAGTCAGGCAGGTCAAGGTAATTCAGAGATCTCTGATACAATTTCAGGCTGACTGCAGGGTACCAAAATTGCTGTATCGGCTCTGTTCTCTCCACCTGTAGATGATTATCACTTTTGCCACAAGGGCTATGAATATCAGTCAAGAAATCCCCAAACAAACGTGGTattctgaagaaacagaaaaccagcaaatatattagggggggttggaactagatgatctttacagtcccttccaacccaaaccattctatgattctgtgatcatgcTTCTACTTAAATGCCTCATGTAGGCTAAATATTTAGTTAACATGACAAAATAACCCTTTTGTGGTCAGTACCTTTTACTATAGGGGCAGCTGTAGTTGATTCACTCCACCCTTCCTGCAAGGAATATCCTATCTATATTTTAACAGATGGCAGAGCTGATCACTCTCTTAAAAAGAATAGGTATAGGGTATTTTATAAAGAATTCAAAATACAGAGCTCATAAGATGAGATAATAGGACAGCTGGTGCATCTCCCTATCACGGTCACCTGGTATTTAGAGTAACAAAGTCTGTGCTGTCATGTATATCAGATATCTTACCTACATTGTTATTTGGAGTCACGGCACGGACCATGACTGTCCAATTTGTAGCAATATTACGCTCCTGGTTTTGGTATAGCATTTGGCATTCATCTTAATTTTTCCCAAACAATGTTTTACCGCTGCTTTTAGAGGCCAGGTCAAGACTGCCAATTTGATAACTAGCACCGTGCCCCATCTTAACGCTAATGGGGATTACTGGAACTCCCCAGATGTAAAATCAAGCAAAAAGCACAATCAGTGACTGGCACCCTGTTGCTAATTATGCTTCAAACAGTTATGTTCTAGGCTCAGTAGGGAAAGCTATTAAGCTTGCTTTCAGTGTGTTCTTTGTAAAGACAGACTGACCTTTATTTAAATGTAACTGATCACTTGCCAAAGCAGGGAGTGAGAGGTTTAATCCATTTATGGCTCCCATAAGTCCTGCAGACAGGCTCGTCTGAGAATTTCACATGGCATCATATGCATTAGCTTTGAGTGAGCAAATCAGTACAAAATGAGGTCATTGAATATTACAAATTACTTCCATCGTGAGTTTTAGCTATAGtatgtttttgtaaaaaaacatttcagtgtcaATAGGCTCTTGCCTAAAAATACTCAAAAAGCTGCATTAATTTGGAAAGCCTTTGACTTTGCAATGAGTAAAAGAATCCAGAGCCAGTTAAATATGATGTTGAGCATGATTTTTTAACAGGTATAAGATTTTGGATAATGTCTGATAACATGGCTCCTGATACcacatattttctttaagtaGGAAACATAAAAACACAATTTGCTCTTACATAATCTTCGAGACTATCCTAAAATGAAATCTTATTTAGAGAACTGCAAAAGTAAATGCACAAAGAGGTGTCACCACATGTGTTCGacaaagccaacagaaaaacatttagaCACTATCTACTTCAGGATAGGttccttttgttgtttgctATACAATCTGCATGCTAGGAATTGGTATTTTCCTACAATTGTACAATTTTTGATTCCTCTGTCCATTTGTGTAACAGCTACAAAATTCTCATTTCCCTTTAGGGAGACAGGCTTAAATGACAAACTTGCACACTCTTTGCGCCAGTGGCACTATTGACCTGATCCGGTATCCTCTGAGAAAAAGATTAAGACCAAACTCGTGCACAAGGCATGGAAGTCCAAAGGTTAGCCTTATTTAGCTAGAACAGGTTTTACCTAACCAAATTTACTCCTTTAAATACTGACTGCAAGCACAACATGGGGTGATGATCTCCAGTGCTGTCTAACTCGCTGATGCTTGTGTAAGTCTAACCCACAGAGATTAGGGCAGATAGCTACATGGAAGCATTTTGTGAGAATTTCTTTCACTATTCCATTGTTTCAGAGTTTCAATTTTTTGCATCCCTAACTGATTTGTACCCATTACCTCTATTTTTCTTGCTGGTGCTATGTCTTCACTATACAATATTAATGAGATGAAGGCAAATTTTTCCCTGCAAATAAATTCTGTAATTGCTTTAActgattttccctttttactaGAGGTTTAGCCACAAATCTGTCATGATTTAGAGCAATTTGTTCATTATTCACAGTCATtcagtaaataataaatatgaacTCAAACAGCTAATGGGCTACTGGAgatcttttccttttgacatTTGCTATTATGAGTCACTGGTCATGCCCTACAGTCAGACTGTACAACCATGAGCTAAGAAGAAGGAGTACATGGAAAGATGGGACTTTTTTAAGGAAAGGAGGTTCTGAATGGGCAAAGGAAAATCTTGAGGGAATAGGAGAAAGGTATAGGAGAAAACGGggaccaaaatattttcttccttattctctttttctactACTTTGCATTGTAAGAGATACTCCTACCACATGTCTTGGATGACTGAGGACAGAAATTTTGGCTTTTATAgccaaataaaatgaagaagatATAGTCACTCTTATTTCTGAGGAGCTTAAATTCTTTACTGGCTGAGGTGGCTATCTTTAATTTTAGAAGCAAATAACAATACCATCAATAAAAACAATAAGTTATGCCTAACTTAAATACAGAGCTTTTGTGAGTAGCCTGAAAATGCTATAAGAAGTTTCATTTGTCTCCTTCAGGATCAAGTCTTGCAATTACACATGCTCTTCAAAATCAATGCATAGTAtgcatgagagaaaaaaagcacttgTAGGAAGTTGTGAAAACTAAGGCAAaattttctgttgcttaaaaTTATCAAATTATTTACCTCATTTTAAACAGTACTTACGTGCAGGCACTTAAACTGTTCTTTTTAGTaccattttaaaatctcaaaaaagaaatgcatccTTTCCCCTGCTAAGTGGTTGTTCAAGCAAGAGGCCTTTACGAACGGGCATCAGCAGCCTATGCTTAAAGTTGTCTCCGCTCCTGCCTGGCAAATGTCAGGACTGAAGCAGAGAGGGGTGAAGGGATTTAAAGAAGCCCCAGAGCCTGTGGGAGGGCAGCGAAGTGACCTCCCGGTCACCAGAGTCACAGACCAGCTCTCTATTCGCTTGGCTTAATTGCTGCCCTAAAACAAAGGCTGCTGCGTGCTTTTATTGTTAAAGGTCAAGGGATATGTTCAATTTTGCACTAAAATCATGTGAGTTTTCTATCTTATCATGATAAGATGAGGTTTGGGTATTCAAATGGACTTCTTCTGTAAGAGAATGTAAGGGGAATGACTAAGAACAAGGTTTTGGTTCCTCTTCTTGCAGTTTTATCCATCTATGAAAGTAGAGAATAACAGTACACTGTggctctcatttttttcttcttactgtaTTGAAgattgtgtatgtgtgtgtttggtaCTTGAGTACAATCTCTCTGAATAAAGTCTCACTTACAGGTTGTGAAGTTCCAGCCTTCTGTGTGGAAGGTCACGTTTCAGGggtaattaattttattcatcCCATTTTAATGCAGTGGCACATAAAATGCTAATAATGATTGATCTCCACCTCAGTGAGGCTGAATGCTGCACCAGTACGTATGTTCCCATTAACTGCCAGAATTAAGACTAATAAACCACCAAACTGTCTTCTTAAGGGGGCAGAATCCTCTAGCAGCAAAGCTGGGTGTTTCCCCCTTCTCAGGCACTGCTTCCCCTCCCCTACCGAAGTTTGCTGCTCCCTCATTGCTACTAATTCACCTGTTTCTAGTCTAAATTGGACTAAGGAATGGTCGGGTTTAGAAACAtcagcaatctttttttttttgagggttgCTTTTTAATCTTAAATCTTTTCCTGACACTGATGGCACAAAAGACTGGCCGACATTGGGAATGAGTCATGGCAGGATGTATGGAAGCCTTGTAAACTGGGTAGGCAAAAACCTGAAGTAGAAGCATGCTCTGACAGAGTTACTGACGTTAAGTCTGGAGTCTGATTTACGGTTTTTGCTTGTATTGTAATGGCTGCATCCTTGTAACACTATCCGTTCAGCTGGACGAATGCTGTCTCACTTAGGTTGATTTAAGCCTGAAATCATCCCACTGAATAGGAGCACTTGTCTGCAAGAGGAATTTAGCATGCTGTGAAAAAGTGCATGAATTTACAGAGGACTGGCTATGTTGCACCAGCTTTCTTTGTGGAAATCTGTGAAGGACAGCTTGATTCACATTCAAAGTGGAGTGAAATATCATCCGCAGAGACAAACACCAGATGAATTAACATGAAATAGCTAGGATGCTATAAATTCATATCCCAGCTTGCTGCCAACGCAGGCAAGGTCTGAAGAACTGTGCTTGTGCAAAATTAGTACATGGGAGATCAGAATCATAACGCAGGAATTGCCCTTTCCAAAATGATACCTGTAATAACATATGATACAATGAAGGTGCAATGAATTTTCCTAGCTGacagtattaaaaataacaatgtaCACTGCTCAACTCTGGGACTGCTTTCCACAGTAATGTCAACAAAGAAGCTGAGATAATTTCCCCTTGCTgacttattttttccagctaGATCAGTGAGCTCATCAGCTCCCATCTTGTGAAAAGCCAAGTGAAACTGCTAATCCAGACTCCCATTGTCACAGGAGTTGCAATCAACCAGTTGTTGACTAAATACGTGGCCTCTCCCAGCAGACACAATTTTAACTGGGAACATATAGCATGTACAAAGTGCGACTGAATATGCAGGCAGAGCATGAGAATTTGCACCCAGTTGAAGCGAACATTTGTCTTCAGACTCTAATCCcactaaaataacaaaatactaGAGCTAACCAAGATCCTTCAGCATGAAGACAGAATTAGCACCAAGCCTAACTTACATGGCAGTTCTCACTGAGTTTATTGCAATTTAGTGGCATGGGTTGAGCTGAACAGTTGAATGCTGTTAGCCTGCTGTTGCAACAAACTGTGGGTTACTCTAACCGATGCCTGCCTTTGTGGTCCATAAATGGTGCTGCAACGCTACAGTTTCGCTGTGTGGATGTCAGACCTCAAAGAGGGTGCCTGTCGTCAGACATCCCACCGTGTGCAAACTTGCCCATCCCAAACGTTTCTGCTgagcaaagaaaacacactgcAAATCCTACTTGCTTTTCCTACTCTTGCCTGAGTATTTCTGGGGGCCCAGTTCACAGTGTAGAGTAAAATCCTATAGGATACTAACATCCTCTAAGGTACTCATCTGATAAGCTGTGTTTCCTGGCAGCAGTGTTCATCTCGGGAGAACTGTGGCAAGGGCACTGAGGGCTGTAGACAGTTGAGCAGTCTTAAATGCATCCTCATTTGCAAAGTGAGTGAAATCCCAGCCACCCAAGCACAGCCTGACTTCATCTCATACCTCCCAGCACAGGTTCAAAGGGCAAGTAAGCATGAAGGCTACGTGCAGGCGTGGTAGCTGGATTAGGAAGAACACATCAAGAGCAATAACAGGATGGGATGTATTGGTATAAGCTTAGGCTGTACATATTGcaatgccttctttacctccTGTCACACAGACCCTACTGTATTGTAGCTGGATTACAGGTATGAAAACATACCTCATAAAGATGACAATGCTGTTGGGTTCAGTATTTGCAATTATTGCTCTAAAGACTACTAAATTTTACACGTATATCAATAAGGTGTACTATGCCTGCAGACATTAACATCTGACTTGGGATCTTCCCAAAAGAGAAACATACTGAAATTAGATATGTCAGTCTGTTAGGCATCTAGGCATGATACCAGCAGATCCATCTCTGGGATTGCTTTGCATTTGAATATTAGCCATTCACCCTCAATTGTCAGGCTGATCTCTCCAACCATGCTTACAACAGCACCGGCCATCCCCGCCAGAAAGCCCCAGGCATGCCCGTGTATTCCTCAACTTACTGCCAGGATCAAAAACATGAGCATCTTGGTGCATTCACACCAGATAAAAATCTCCCTCAGTCTCTGGAGAGAGAGTTGTGTTTTGTGCTGTATCTACTTGGCAACCAAACAAGAGAAACCGAAATGTTTAATATGCTCCCAGTATCTGCTGTGTTTCACAGCTGTGGGCGGTTGTGCCCACAGAAGCGCAGCGCCGAAGAGAAAGTGTCCCTGTACAACTCACCGCGTTGGTTGGAGCATGCAGGGAAGGAATCTTCAACTGGTGCTTGGCACTTCGCGCTATGAGACCACAATGTTATTTTTAGTCATAGATCCTGCAGAAAGGCTCTCTGGGCCGTTAAGCCTGTGCTCAAATTGCTCAGTCAACGCACAGGCAGGAAAACAGGGTGCGTGTGGAAATCCAGTACTGGGTTTATGCCTCATTTGGGTCTGGTGGAGCACTGCCAAGCACAGCTTAAAAGGAGGCTCATAAGGCTCATAAGACTCATAAGGATCTGCTGCACCAGAGTAATTTTGACCTCAGTCTGCTGGCAATGAATGTCTGCTATAATATCCTACCTTTTCTATGTTTCTAAACTTAACTTCTCGAAATGCAGCATAGGATTAGCTCTCTGTTGTTCTGTGAAACAGTCTGCTTTGGTCAGGCGTAGCCCTTTCTGAGTTATACTAAAAAGTACACATTTGCACAAAGATGCACTGACAAAATCAAATCACCCTCACGCTCTCAGTCTTACCCTCAATGGTCGGGACACAGTCAGTGGTGCTTGGGGTACATGATGCATCCCAATTATAAACTCCCCAGTACTTTCTTTTATCGTGGCAAACAAGCAACAATGAGCCGGTGTTTTAGAAAATGGTACAAATCACAAGCTAATTTTAAGAGTATGATCTGCATATTACTATTGAAATGAAAATCATTCTACATATAAATATCTAGCTCTGaagaaatacatacacacacacagtgtgTGTAAACACATGTACACGTTCCTGTCATATTTATACCTATATAAggggaaatgaaacaaagaggaGGAGTATTTTAAATAAGTAGAATTAAACAATGCCTCAGTATTCATAGTCCTAGTCTTCATCACAATCCCTAGTCAGCAATGGCAGTAACATGGTTcaccactttttatttttggagcATGCGTATTTTAAAGCTATTCATTACAAAAAAGCCATCTCACTTAACAttgcattttcaaattatttttttaaaaccgtaccaaattaaatttaaatcaaTAGCCTCTTATTGTAATGATTATATGGGTAATTCAGCGAGTATGTGGTTAATCTTGAAGagtcccattgatttcaatagAGTAAAAATTACTGATTTAGGCTTtgggaaaatgctgtttttttgcTTGGATCACTCTTTTTTAGTATTGAACCAATGTAATATTTGAGGTTTTGTTGTTATAGCGATAGCAGGAATGTCAGataagcacattttaaaaacataaatacatatGAGAGAAAACTTGAGTGGCCCTTCTATTTTGAGAAGGACAGACAAGCAAAGCAAGTTATGGTTCAAAATCTACTTTTATATACAAAGTGAATATTTAATTCCACTTAagtaaaggcttttttttggcatttacaTAGTGGGCTGTCAACTCTGTTTAAACGTGTGActtgctttcctctgttttcatgGAAGACCTGGCAAAAGttaaaagttgtattttgtTCAGCGCAACAGAAGGAGCTGAGCGTTAGGGAAATTTGCTTTTAGCTGCTGGAATATTTATGTCTGCACAGCGTGCTCATGTCCCAACTACCCAGACCTTGTGCAGATGCGAACCGAAAGCTTTTGAGCCAAACCCGCGCCGTACATGCAAGCCTGCAGTTCCAGGGCAAAAGGCAGGGAAGCATCTAACTCGCACTGGCCTTCAAAGGGTCTCGCTGCCCGGCAGTCCCCTGCTCCTCTCAGTAACACCTCTTCACTGTCTTTAACTGGGAAACATCAGAAAATCTCCCAGGAAGCACAGCGCTCTGCCTAAGCTGTTTTTTGAAGAGACAGGGAGAACGGCTTAgttttatagaatcacagaatcatttcgGTTGGAAcggacctttaagatcatcgagtccaaccattaatctaGCCCTGCCAAGTcgaccactaaaccatgtccctaagtaccacatctacttgtcttttaaatacctccagggatggtgactccaccacttccctgggcagcctgtttcaatgccTGACaagcctttcagtgaagaaatttttcccaacatccaatctaaacctcccctggtgcaacttgaggccatttcctctcatcctatcacttgttacctgggagaagagatcaacacccacctcgctacaacctcctttcaggtacttgtagacagcaataaggtctcccctcagccttcttttctccaggctaagcaatcccagttcccccagccgctcctcataggacataccctctagacccttcaccagctttgttgccctcctctggactcactccagcacctcaatgtctttcttgaagtgaggggcccagaactggacacagtacttgaggtgcggcctcaccagtgccgagtacagggggacaatcacttccctagtcctgctggccacattatttctgatacaagccaggatgctgttggccctcttggccacctgggcacactgctggctcatattcagacggccatcaatcaacacccccaggtccttttccaccaggcagctttccagccactcttccccaaacctgtagcggtgtatggggttgttgtgccccaagtgcaggacccgacacttggccttgttgaacctcatacagctgtcctcagcccatcgatccagcctgtccagatccctctgcagagccttcctaccctcaagctGGGTATGGAGGCATGGAGGATGTGGCACGGAGGATTacaagaggaggagggatggcacagggctgcagctgcccaCCACTGCTGCTGGCGTGGGGTACGGACCCCGGGGTGTGCAGGGGGAGCCAGGACCACCCTCTGCACCAGGAGAGCTGCACAGGATGGTAAAGTCTGATGCCAGAATAGTAAAGGAATAACAGATGTGGCCAGGAAAACGAATTTCCCCATGAGGTGTGTACCTCAAGCCTCACTAGCCAAGAAGGTGGTTAGATGTAGAGTTATATGTATGTTCAGTACTACTGGGCTCATCTCGCATATCACATGCTTAGATTCATATTAACAGACAAAATTGCAAACTGATTTT is a window of Nyctibius grandis isolate bNycGra1 chromosome 2, bNycGra1.pri, whole genome shotgun sequence DNA encoding:
- the PTCHD1 gene encoding LOW QUALITY PROTEIN: patched domain-containing protein 1 (The sequence of the model RefSeq protein was modified relative to this genomic sequence to represent the inferred CDS: inserted 3 bases in 2 codons; deleted 1 base in 1 codon) yields the protein MLRQVLHRGLGTSFSRLGHFVASHPVFFASAPVLISILLGASFSRYQVEESVEHLLAPTHSLAKIERNLVDSLFPVNRSKHRLYSDLQTPGRYGRVIITSFRKANMLDQHHTDLILKLHSAVTRIQVQRPGFNYTFAHICILNNDKTCIVDDIVHVLEELKAARSSNRTNFAITYPITHLKDGREVYNGHQLGGVTVHSKDRVKSAEAIQLTYYLQAINSLNDMVAEKWESIFCDTVELFQKSNRKVKMYPFTSSSLKEDFQKTSRVSERYLITSLVLVVTLAILCCSMQDCVRSKPWLGLLGLLTVTLAALTAAGIINLTGGKYNSTFLGIPFVMLGHGLYGTFEMLSSWRKTREDQHVKERTAAVFADSMLSFSLTTAMYLVTFGIGASPFTNIEAARIFCCNSCIAIFFNYLYVLSFYGSSLVFTGYIENNYQHSIFCRKVPKPEVLQEKPAWYRFLLTAKFSEDTADSEETNTYESHLLVWFLKRYYCDWITNTYVKPFVVLFYLVYISFALMGYLQVVKGHDLSNIVATATRTIEYTTXPAEYFSNYSPVIGFYIYESIEYWNTSVQETCWSIPRALWISWFESYLNYLRKLNISTGLPKKNFLILLRNSFLKAPQFAHFSEDIIFSKKYTMKSMSWPPDVLGGQTMETKREELYDLLETLRKLSRHAQGXNFIVFNPSFVYMDRYASSVGAPLQNSCISALFLLFFSAFLVADSLINVWLTLTVASVEFGVIGFMTLWKVELDCISVLCLIYGINYTIDNCAPLLSTFVLGKEFTRTKWVKNALEVHGVAILQSYLCYIVGLIPLAAVPSNLTRTLFRCLFLIALVTFFHCFAILPVILTFLPPSKKKRKEKKNPENREEIECVEMVDMDSTRVVDQITTV